In Quercus robur chromosome 11, dhQueRobu3.1, whole genome shotgun sequence, the sequence aatttaaagccACTAATAATTCCTTCAATTTGGATATTTCACTATTAATCCTTATATATTGTAAGTATACACAAATTAAGAAGTATTGatacattatttaaaataaagatgTTGACCATTTAGAAAACATTTGAAACTTCAATTCCCAAAGAACATCTTAAGGATCTCCAAGGAcaagttttattgaaaataatttagttgtttatattaaaaagaaattgcTAAGAGCTTAATATACATATTTGACTATGTCATGGGAGTAGAATTTTAACTATGGACGTTTCCGTTAAAAACACCAGGAGGAgccaattaagttacaaaaccCATGGCATACATATTTAGTACTTAATTATGTTAAGGACAAAGTTCGACTCTAACCATGTTTGAAGTCTTGGGCTTCAATGATCAACAAGAGCTGACATTAATTAGTTCTTGTCATGAGTCATTTAATCCAATCAACTAAGTGAATCATGTAAATTACACATAACATGACATATATACTATTAAGAGTAATTCTATcgtaccccccaaaaaaaagagagggtaTGGTACCCACTAGTAGGTAACCTGTTATATCGggttatttttttctcacatttgatggttccataattatattttgcagttccaacatcacatgtgacaggttttttgttacatttgacagttctcttttttttttttttttctcatatttgatggttccatcatcatattgtgcagttccaacatcacatgtgacaattcttttgtcacatttgatagttcctttattttttttcttacatttgacgaTTACATTCTCGCATTTTACggtttcaacatcacatgtgacagttcttttgtcacatttgatagttcctttattttttttcttacatttgacgatttcatcctcacattttACAGTTCTAACattacatgtgacagttcttttgtcacatttggtggtttctttactttttctcacatttgccaattctatcctcacattgtgtagtttcAACATCATATTTGacagtacttttgtcacatttggtagttccccttatttttctcacatttgacgctttcatcttcacattgtgcagtaccaacatcacatgtaacagttcttttgtcacatttggtggttcccttattttttttcctcacatttgagaGTTCTATTCTCACATTGTacagttctaacatcacatttgataatacttttgtcatatttgatgGTTATTTTTTCTCAGATTTAacagtttcatcctcacattatacagtacaacatcacatgtgattatACTTTTATCACATCCAGTGGTTCCTTTATAGTTTTtccacatttgatggttccattctcacattaTGCAATTTTAACATCACATTTGACTGTTcctttgtcacatttgatggttcctttgttttttcttacatttgacgattttatcctcacattgtgcaattccaacatcatatgtgatttttttttttgtcacatttggtggttttatttttttttctcacatttgatgttTCTATTGTTACATTCGGCAATACCaatatcacatttgacagtacttttgtcacatttagtgattcccttttttttttcctcaaatttgtCGGTTCCATTCACACATTatgtagtaccaacatcacatgtaattgtatttttgtcacattaagtgtttgcctttttttttttttcttatatttgatgGTTCATTGTCAACATTAGGCAATACTTACGTTATATTTGAAAGTAGGTGCTTGTGCTTGTGCTTGTTCTTTTACATACAGTCCCCATGAAAGTAATGCAAAAGCCTTGGTAAAACtgaaatatttataagaaactacagcaacaataacaacaaaaggCAAAGAAAATAATGGCCCAAATTTGTTGGACATCTTTTTTAGTTGCAACCGTAAATACCTATCTAGGAAACAAAATCTGTAAATAAATTTCTGATCATTTCATTGATGAGCCAATATATAAGAGTGATGACATAGCTCCTCGATGCATGATGTTCTATAAAAGAAGTTGAAACAATTTTGATTAAGGTAATGAAAATTGCAAGATTGGTGCCAAAATTTGACACTCCAGATTTAGTGAATGTACAAGTACAACTATAAGCATTCAACTGTTGTCATCAGAATTAGGATGCACAGCAGGCTacctattattttttcttacaaaactCATATTTCCCAACAATTGAACTggaaaaatagaacaaaatttagtAAGATATTCATCACCCTCAAGCTTGAAATGGATGCAGTAGAAAAgaaacaagtacaaaaattgCAGCAGACCAAAGCCACCAGTTTGATCTTCCTTAGCTTTGGCATTTGAGCAAAGAAAAGTGTGACACTCAAAATGAGTCATGAATTATTAGAGCATGATAGTTGCTGATCAAGAAACAGGTCTTTAGGAGATCCCAAGTATTCTGAAACATTTGTAACATAATTTTTCAACCAGGAGGTGCTGCGAGTCAACCATCCAGTCTGAGTCAGTTCTTGCATTTCAAGCATGCTTTTCCTTTCTTCATCTAGCAGTATATCTAGCCACCTCTTAGCCATGAAAACTTTGATAGCTTTAACCCCTTCCTTGACAACCTCCACTAGTGGGATTACAAGAGGATTTTGGTCCAGGTTGAGTTTGGTCAAATTATCAAGCGGACCAAATGTGTCAGGAAGAGCATTTCCATCCGctaacccaaccaaaaaaaaaacaaacccaaatttcaaCACCACACTAACAAGAACCCAAACCCCCTGATCATCAAAAACATAGACATAACAAGTTTGGAAAAACTGAATCCCTATGAAGCATTTCAACAAGCACTTTATGTGCCAActgaaaagaaataacaaaattagTACCTCTTCAGCACAAAAGTATTGCCTACATTGTGGTACAATGAAATTTAAGAGCgaaatcaaaaaaaattctcaaaacacaacaaagaaattagggttttatttaaGGATCAAAAGATTTGATCCTTaccttaaaaatcaaaagatttgaTCCCTTAAGAAACCTTCAGCGGTTGGTAAATGGGGATACCGACGAGATGACAGTGAAATTGATGGACATAAGGAACCCATTTGAAAAGAAGAAATCTGGATTTTTAAGAGAACACCAGAGAGGGAGGATGGGAGAAGGCTGGAGAAGAGGAACcacagtttttcttttttcttttctttttttggcttttatatgtttacttgGTCTACTGGTAATAGGTTTCCCACTAAACTAAAATTAACGATTAAgattaaaataacatagtttaaaTGGCTAAGATTTGTGTGGGTACCATACCCACTAAAAATATAGGGGGTACTGGAGAAGGACCCTATATTCGAATAGTGACATGTAAATCTATGAGAATTCACAAGcatgtatagaaaaaaaaattataaggtcAACAAAAATTCGAATATCTTCAGTTTtccatgtaaaaataaatatatatatcacttaagttctattttatgtttaaaatttttctagaGTATTGACAAagcatattttctttaatggtagaatagaaaataaacatcattataataaatgcatatTAATAATTACCTCAactatcaaaattcatattagaaagaaaatcatattttgttaaaaaaaaattttgttcattataTGGATTACTAAatagtttatatattttttgctaaaTTACTAACTAGTCTATATCTATgatctataatctatataatATGTATAAAATTGAAGACGTTTGACTTTTAGTTGACCATGTAATATTTTGCTACATAAGCTTGTAAattctaataattttatatgtgtgtgtggaaACTGgaaattatctattttaatgaaatgtgtaaatatagggaatttgaattcaattaatatatatatattacaatacTCACATGGAAAAAATGTGAACTTTCAAACGTACATGTGGCAACATTTAAGAAGTCaactaaatataaatacaaataaagtttTAAACACACAATAGTAATAATCAAATTTCATGTTTAGTGGGTTCTAGCTAGCTCgactggtaaaatctctaatggttgaataaaagatttgcgtcataggttgaaattctctcaaaaaaaaaaaattcatgtttggATTGAAATTCTTCAGAAACCTTCCATCAAAAAAAAGTTCCATATTTAGatgattctcaaaaacaaaaattccatgtttagaaaaaaaaatcatatttaatgtTGATCTTCCCCGTGAATGCATGAGCTACTTACTTGATCTATTACAGCATCATGCTAGGTTTGATCAAGCAAAAAATGATGTGTTTATCCTTTTAGAACTAAAAGTAAAAGATAAATGTCTGGTAAgttgtaactcaattggtactttttgatattttcaatggAAATATTTATTGTTCAAATTTCCTCATCCTCAAATATCAAtgtatccccaaaaaaaaaaacaaaaacaaaaaattaaagccAATTCCAATTATAGGGTAAATTGACTAAATTCCACTTTTAACTCGTTTTTTgatatacaaataaaaaaaaatgaaattctattaattaattattaattaccaTTTAAAATCAAGGgtgtatttattaattaatccaCAGACCTGGCTGCCTTGCCACAACTAAATTTACGATTTTTTCTCCGAAGTATATCCAAATGAAAACATCCTTATCTTATCTTCAAAACCCCATTAAACCACTTCAGTCTACCTAAGTAGGGCAAACGACTTTCACTACTCTATgctcttcaaaattttctttctcaGGAGATTGTAACTTTCTTTTCATAACAATGGCCAGAATAACTGTTGATCACGTAGAAGAGGAATTTACAAAGACCACAGACAAAACCAATTGTGTCTTTGGCCTTTGCTCATCACCTTCAACAGTAACCATCACACAAAAGGTATagtcaataaaaaataagtgttcatcttcctctctctcttttaaatgTGCATTTGTATAAACTgttgcaaaaaaatattttggcttTAAAATAAACTTTTGTAAATAAAGTATAAGGAGTTGTTGTTGCTGTTATGAAACagtgtttttgagttttaaaaacgTACTTTTAGGCTCTCTAATTGTCTAACAAAACTGAGTGTCGCCATCTTGCTGGATTATTTGCAGTTGATTGCAGAAGCCATTGGTACGTATTTTGTGATATTTGCTGGTTGTGGATCAGTTGTTGTGAACAAGATCTATGGGTCAGTCACATTTCCAGGCATATGTGTAACGTGGGGTTTGATTGTCATGGTCATGATTTATTCTGTTGGTCATATTTCTGGAGCTCACTTTAATCCGGCAGTCACTATCACTTTTGCCATCTTTCGCCGATTCCCTTACAAGCAGGTCAGTCTTCTTCTCAAGGGCCCACCCTAATATGATAAAGGAATAAAAATTCTATGTTCTAGATTATACTCCAAATAGAATTTATGCTctattagagcattagcattgggaaaTTTCAatgctattctattttaccattctaaaaCACCACTTTATCaatataccataccattttacaattcctccacatcccaaaactctatttttattaaaatattattttttaacccattttttattatttcttcccAACCGTTCAGCTCATTTTCCTGGGCTTTTCAACAGCCATTTTTGTTCCTCTCTCCCAGCACCGGttcaacacacaacacacaccCATTATACAACGATCAACAtatccaaacccatcaccacacccacacacacacaaacacaaacatcaaACCAGAAACAAAGCCACACACAAACAGAACCCAGCAACAAAGCCACGCACAAACACAACCCAGCAACAAAGCcaagccacacacacaaacacaaacccattcaaaaaccGAACCACCGATCAAAAACCCAGGCCAGGCCACCAATCCATGCCGCCGATCAACCAATCCACACCGCCGATTTGAAACCCAGGCCACCGATCAAAaaccggagcaaacccattcaaaaaaatcatcaccggagcaaacccattcaaacccATTCAAATAAAATCAGtaccggagcaaacccattcaaacctattcaaaaaaacatcatcaccgaagccaccggagcaaacccatcCAATAAAATCATCACCGAAGCCATCGGAGCAAAtccattcaaaaaaatgagaaagatgAGAGAGCAGAGACGAGAGACAAGATGGAGAGCAGAGATGAgagagcaaacccattcaaaaaacatcatcaccggagccaccggagcaaatccattaaaaaaaaaaacatcactGGAGCCATCAGACCAAAtccattcaaaaaaatgagagagatgagagagctGAAACGAGAGAGAAGACGAAGAGCagagacgagagagagagagaagggcacagacaaaatgagagagatgagagacagAGGAAAGAGAGtagagataaaatattttttttttatacaataccgctacagtgcaattctaaagatagaattgcaTTGTAGCaagtattgcaaaaattttacaatacttgCCTTTGCCATTTCCTGATGTAGATGATATTAAGGTTACAAATGCTAAATTTCCCTTAGatatagcattagcattttccaatgctaatgctcttaatCACAGTCCATACATTATAAAGTaaacaaagttaaaaataaataaataaatatagacATATAATGcctttttttctcaattagGAAGAGCTAATTAGTTGCAAGACTCTTGACTATGACATAATACAATTGGTGGATGGAATATAAAAATTTTTGCAATGAGTTCACACACCCAGAGGACTTTTATTCCTTTAAAATTGTATTCACTCATTATcattagaattgcactgtagctcaattgtaaaacaaaaaacattattttattctccCACTGACTGAAGCTCTCTTCTCAacactctctctcatttctctgtcttctcttttctctcttccttttgttCTATGGCTGCTCTCTCCTATCCTCAAACCCAAACCTCCATTtttctcaaacccaaaaccccgtgtggtggtggtggtagcgACAGAGGTAGGCGTGGATCCTCCAATACGACGTCGTCTTCCTGTAGCGGTGGCCTGGGTTGTGTGGCAGTGGTGGCGAAGTGGGTCTGGGTCGGTGGTTTGTGGTGGGTTCATCTGTGATGTGGCATGGCGGTGGCAGTGGATGTGGGTATTCGGTGGTAGTGGGTAGTGGGATTTTGGGTCAGTCCTTGCACGGCGGCGGCATGGTGGGAGTGGGTTTTGGGTCAGTCCTTGCACAAAGACTCATTTCTGGTGGTGGTTTCTATGGTGGTGCTGTGGagtttggttttgggttttagatttgttgtgatttgcttgtttgatttgggtgattttggtatggattttttgttgtgattttgctGGGGTGGCAGGTGGTGCAGCAGTGGTGTTGTTGATGGTGGTGATGGCAGCTTGTGAGATCGGCGTGGGGTTGATGGTCTAGTAGTTTTGGTGATGGGTTTTGGCCGTGGGTATGGGTGGCGATGGGTATGGTTGGTCAGGTTCATGGTGGTGGGTATGGGTTTGCTGGAGGTTGAGGccggtgctagaggttgaggaagaaagagaggaaaaggaagagaaaaagagaaatagtaaaaaaagattaaaaaagaatatttaaatgaaatgggaaaaaaatagaattttgggaTGTTGAGTGTATTGGAAAATGGTAtgttataattgataaagttactttttgggatggtaaaatagaatggGATGAGATTTTCggttgtggatgctcttaggaCACAAGAATTCACCCACATTTCCTAGTTATAGTATATAGACAAAATTTTTTCTCATccacaatccaaattctaatATATTGTAAATGCTTAGGAGTAATTGACAGTAATAGTATTTTTCCTCTAAATGTGATTGGGAACACATGTCACAATATTTGCTGGATAATATCTATAAATACATAGTACATGATTTGCCATTGTATACTGCAGGTTCCTCTATACATTGTAGCTCAACTGATGGGATCAATTCTTGCCAGTGGCACTTTGGCTCTAGTGTTTGATGTAACCCCTAATGCTTACTTTGGAACTGTACCAGTTGGATCGAACTGTCAATCCTTAGTTCTGGAAATTGTGATATCCTTCCTCTTGTTGTTTGTCATCTCTGGTATTGGCACAGACGACAGAGCTGTATGTGCTCCAAAAACACCTTAATATTTGTTAATCAACTTtcgaatttcaaaaaaaaaaaaaaaaaaaaaatcaaacacgtTTGTAAGTCaataaattccttttttttttcttttttttttttttgttcgacAGACAGGTGAACTAGGAGGGATTGTCACTGGAATGACTATACTATTGAATGTTTTAGTTGCAGGGTAATTCTCTATTCTTTGACAATGAGTAATTATATACTATTAAATGTCTTCGTTGATGGGTAATTCTTTATTATGTGATAATTAACGAAAGGTCCTGatttctaatttgaacttagaGCACTATcatcaggtgtgccaaatgccaaatatttggcatttggcacaccaaacaacaaaaatagacTCTCAtgaggtgtgccaaatgccaaaaaatttggcACACCGCTCCAGTaccgtctcaaatatgagacggtACGAACACAAatgctataaatttttttccttattttattctcttttctctctctccgcaacacagttctctctctttctctcctttcTGGTCTCCATCTCTCCTCTCCATCTCTCTGTCTCTgcacctctttctctctcttttttttttttttcctgagaagGCGATTCCGATctcagtttcattttttttatctcttcgTCTCTGcgcctctttctctctctcttcttttttttttccctgagaAGGCGATTCCGATCTGAACCTCTGCTCGCCGATTGAAGCTCGCCAATCTGAACCTCTGCTCGCTGATCTGAAGCTCTACTCGCCCAGGGGTGGTCGCCGATCTTTGCTCGTCATCCTCCATAGTCGCCGATCTTTGCTCGTCGTTCTCCACAGTCGCCGTTCTTTGCTCGTCATCCTCCACTCTTGCTGCCGATGGTTGGTTGAGTTTGGTCATTGATTGATTTGTTGGGTTGGGGTtttgttgaagattttgagttttttttttttttttttttggttgaggtttttggatttggaatttgttggaggatccggtgattgtggttgttgtggcggtggttgttgttgtggcAGTGGTTGTAGCGGTGGCTGTTGGACTTGGTGGTGACTGGACTGTGCATTTGTATTTTTGCTGTGTTTTgggtaaatatattattttaatgtgtaggaaatattattttaatgtataaaattgaagtatagaacatctgataaatggtatgttgtaaaatgatgttctaaaatgataaagtgggtttttggtgtgttaaaatgacattttttttagagagctgatgagaatgctctaagtcCCATATTTTTAGTTGGAAATGACCTCACActcaaaatttgattttcttcattttttttcctggtttATAAATTTTGCTTATGTTGTGTAACAAAAGAAAacgtacacaaaagaaaaacttcaAGTCTTCGACCAAAAACCACACAAAAACACTATTCTtaacgttttttttaatttatttttttgaattttttttactccatGACTTGGTTGTTAAATGTTAAGTCAACGTGAATATATCATAAAATTACTAGATTACATATATCTTATTAATTACTTTGATGTGTGTCTTAATTTTACaggttttgaatttatttttgcatcCTTAGCCTATTTTATAATATAGGAGTACTATATAAAACCgaatactttaatttttttattgactttATAAGATTGTGCTATATAAACTTTTGAAACCTCAAAATATaacaaagattttatttttataacgtAACAACAATTtcggaattttttttcatttaactattttcaattataaaagTAAGAAAGTGACCAAGCTGATTTGATACCATTCATAATCGGtttgtcacaactcacaagtttttttcttttaaatttttaacttgttcgtttatatcaaaattttaaaaccttGGTAGACTTTAACtagcattcaaaaaaaaaaaaagtaatcggTAAAAAGCTGTTTCTATGTTCTAAACAGTAAACACACAATGATTGCTCTATGCTAACACGATTTAGAACAAAATGTTTGCAGGCCAATTTCAGGAGCTTCAATGAATCCAGCAAGGAGTATTGGGCCTGCTGTTGTAAAACATGTCTATAAAGGATTATGGGTCTATGTAGTTGGGCCAATTATTGGAGCAATTGCTGGAGCATTTGCTTATAATCTAaggcgattttggcccattagcatttatttttaaaatatttaggcccgaaacactgtttgggaaatatatagcaatataccacttttttaggtactcgagtttggcaagctcgagtaccatgtttttttaatccactatcgccccatattcaaggaaccctatagtggcgtttttaatcactatagtgacgttttcgggccaaaaaacgccactatagggccccttgaacatgttatggggacttataaaaaaattttgcaggaaaacgccgctatagggacaaaaaacgtcactatagggcttaaaaacgccactatagggccccctGAAcatgttatggggacttataaaaaaattttgcaggaaaacgccgctatagggacaaaaaacgtcactatagggcttaaaaacgccaccaTAGgaccccttgaacctgttatggggacttataaaaaaaattttgcaggaaaacgccgctatagggaccaaaaacgtcactatagggcttaaaaacgccactatagggccccttgaacctgttatggggacttataaaaaaaattttgcaggaaaacgccgctatagggcccgaaaacgtcactatagggcttaaaaacgccactatagggccccttgaacctgttatggggacttgtaaaaaattttgcaggaaaacgccgctatagggcccgaaaacgtcactatagggcttaaaaacgccactatagggctccttgaatatggggcgatagtggattaaaaaaacatggtactcgagcttgccaagctcgagtacctaaaaaagtggtatattgctatatatttcccaaacagtgtttcgagcctaaatattttaaaaatcaatgctaatgggccaaaatcgcctATAATCTAATAAGATTCACAGACATGCCTCTTAAGGACTTAGTTCGGAGTGGGTCATTCCTCAGAGGTACTTCAGCTAAATAAGTGCATAGAAAATCAACGGAGACAATTTTGATGTGAGTGGACTATGAaaggtgaagaaaaaaaatgatggattCTTGTTAAAGTGATAGACAATTACTCACAATTTGTCTCATCCGAGTTATGACAAAATTGTGGTCTAAGTTAAAATAACTTAGAATTACATTGCTACTTACGGTTTTGTTAGATGTAAATTAAAGGGCTGATTATTAAAATAGATTTTGGATTTGTGAATTAAACCAAGGCCCGGCCATTTGGTTTGAGTTCAGCCATCGTAATTTTCTTCCACTTCGTTTTCTcaaggattttgattttttgtgtttttaatgtTGATagacttatttttctttatatgaaTGACCTTCTCCtcatggtcttttttttttcttctttttaaaaaaaaaataaaaataagagtgtTCAACTTACCTCCTGTGCTCTCGTGCAATAGAGACGACATGTACACGACACGTATTCTAAAACAGCCATGTGTTGGCCTAATGTCTCATACAATGCATTGGAGTACTAGACGAAAGCCACActcaaaatgagaaaaaatttatgtcaaaattgtttaattatatttcAGTATTCAAATAATCAATGAGATGGAGAACATATATAGAAGAGTAACACTCCAAttacaacaattttcataatatttttcataacaacTGGGTTGACAAGTTGGTTCACATTTGGGCCAACCATTGACATCAATTCATTATTTGACATTAACAACTTACCATCTcgataattatttattatgaaatATTTCGTGAAATTGTAATAATTCAAAAGatattatgtgtgtgtatatatatatatatatattatttatttttgaggatCAAGAGATATTGTATATAGaactaaataaatgaatatgaGTAAGTGATTATTCATATGTAAATCCCTTCGATCCTGTATTAATTGGGATTGGACGGAGACgaacaaattttatttgtaaaaatatttctaaaaggAAATATTCATTTGAGATTTGCACTAAAGAATTTTCTATCATTAacttattttcttgaaaataattttctaaatgCTATTTAGTTATGTTATTTGCCATAcattaaattttcttattaCAAGAGTGATTTTAATTGCAAAGTGCACAAAACATGAAACTGTAATTTGTAAAGGCCATAGTTTCGATATGCATTGGCCAATCATCATTTTATAATGAGATTGAATTTGataaggatgtggtgtaaaacctATAAATTACACCATGTAATAAGAGCGGAAGACATCAACGTTGGCTTTGTTGATAGATGACTTTGGAGATCTGCAAAATTTGGGGGTGGATAATACTTTATCTAGTGAATTGCTAGTATATACCCAAACATATCTTATCTTCAAATTAAGAAACTAGAAACATGAAAAGTTCTCTCTAGATTCTTGCATTTTATCTTTAACTTTCATAAAGAGTGTACTTATAGCCATTAATTCATCCAAGATTTAGCATGCACGTTGCATCATAATCTAACAAAATTAGAAATCAATAtaatcatttattaaaaaaaaaaaaaaaagcaacatacTCGTAAGTTGTGAATGAAGATGAGGATTAAAAATTATCAGACTTGCCTTGCATTTAAAATTATGATGTCAGATCAGTGATTCTTGTAATGCCATATTAGTCAAAGCAAGGGGTGGAATtaaattgtttcttttattgtcagaaaataaattacctattatcattttttttttttcaattggaaaaaaatttgtggaacGAGAGTGCGGCAAGTTGGAGGTTTTCTGCTATGGACTTGGTTTGGATCCAATTATTTTATGCACTAGAAGTCTAGACCCAATTTTTGCCATTTTGCTATCCCTAATGAGGTGGTTTTGATAGAAATGAAGTTTTaaggataaaagaaaaatggagagagagagagagagcaagtaATTGGGAGagagtaataaaatatattcaaaaaaatatataaaaaattaacatatataatttaaatatactAAATACAAATATGTATAAACACATTAGAGATGGGGCAAAAGAAGTTAAGGCAGGTTGAGCAAAACCTGTCCTTGCATAGCCTTGTcttcaagaaaaggaaaatccaCTTAAGGCAATGTAGGACAGGAGATTTTTGCCATCCTTAGGGTTcatttggatacagctgaaaactgaaaactgaaaaacattgtagcaaaataatttttaaatatgtaaatagtaccgtgggacccatttttaatgaaaaagttgctgaaaagtgaaatttgtgggtttgtgaACAGTGGACGGGACCCACATGTGGCTgaaaattggttgaaaagtcaaacttttcgactaaaaaaaaaaaaaatacagaaacgCAAACGTGCATCTGGGAAGCACGTTTAACGCGCttcccaaatgcacacttagtTTGTGCTTTTTTAAatacacacattttttcacttaTGTTCGCTTCAATAGATTACACCATTTACTTAACTATAAATGGACTTTAAAATTTCCACTTATTCATAGCATTACAATTATTGTTGGAAGTTGATAGTGAcaaagagatgagagagaaaaaagcaaaattaaG encodes:
- the LOC126707410 gene encoding probable aquaporin NIP-type yields the protein MARITVDHVEEEFTKTTDKTNCVFGLCSSPSTVTITQKLIAEAIGTYFVIFAGCGSVVVNKIYGSVTFPGICVTWGLIVMVMIYSVGHISGAHFNPAVTITFAIFRRFPYKQVPLYIVAQLMGSILASGTLALVFDVTPNAYFGTVPVGSNCQSLVLEIVISFLLLFVISGIGTDDRATGELGGIVTGMTILLNVLVAGPISGASMNPARSIGPAVVKHVYKGLWVYVVGPIIGAIAGAFAYNLIRFTDMPLKDLVRSGSFLRGTSAK